The following are from one region of the bacterium genome:
- the eno gene encoding phosphopyruvate hydratase: protein MTMIESVLAREVLDSRGNPTVEVEVLLESGALGRAMVPSGASTGENEALELRDGDKGRYLGKGVLKAVNNVNERIAPEVLGLDATEQVEVDQTMLALDGTETKSELGANAILGVSMAVARAAAEAVGLPLYQYIGGVNAKTLPVPMMNILNGGAHADNTVDFQEFMIMPVGAPTFREALRMGAETFHALKSVLKAKGLNTSVGDEGGFAPNLSTVEETLDTIVSAIEKAGYKPGADIRIALDVASSEFYDKSKKKYVFKKSTKEEKTSEEMVDLYEKLISAYPIVSIEDGCDEGDWDGWKLMTDRLGKKVQLVGDDVFVTNTKFLAKGIDTGCANSILVKVNQIGTITETLDAIEMAKLAGYTAVISHRSGETEDSTIADIAVATNAGQIKTGSASRSDRIAKYNQLLRIEDELMESAKYPGMKAFYNMR, encoded by the coding sequence ATGACAATGATTGAGTCCGTTCTGGCTCGGGAGGTTCTGGATTCCCGCGGCAACCCGACGGTGGAGGTTGAGGTCCTGCTGGAGAGTGGCGCTTTGGGCCGCGCAATGGTGCCGAGCGGCGCTTCGACGGGGGAGAATGAAGCCCTCGAGTTGCGCGACGGCGACAAGGGCCGTTACCTGGGCAAGGGCGTCCTGAAGGCTGTCAACAATGTGAACGAGCGGATTGCGCCGGAAGTCCTTGGACTCGACGCGACCGAGCAGGTCGAGGTGGACCAGACGATGCTGGCCCTCGACGGCACAGAGACGAAGAGCGAGCTGGGCGCGAACGCCATCCTCGGCGTTTCGATGGCCGTGGCACGCGCAGCGGCGGAGGCTGTCGGCCTTCCGCTGTACCAGTACATCGGCGGCGTGAATGCGAAGACGTTGCCGGTTCCGATGATGAACATCCTGAATGGTGGTGCCCACGCGGACAACACGGTGGACTTCCAGGAATTCATGATTATGCCGGTCGGCGCCCCGACGTTCCGCGAGGCGCTGCGCATGGGCGCTGAGACGTTCCACGCGCTGAAGTCGGTGCTGAAGGCCAAGGGCCTGAACACGAGCGTCGGCGACGAGGGCGGCTTCGCCCCGAACCTGTCGACGGTCGAGGAGACGCTGGACACGATCGTGTCGGCGATCGAGAAGGCGGGCTACAAGCCCGGCGCCGATATCCGCATCGCGCTCGATGTCGCTTCTTCCGAATTCTACGACAAGTCGAAGAAGAAGTACGTCTTCAAGAAGTCGACGAAGGAAGAGAAGACGAGCGAGGAGATGGTGGACCTGTACGAGAAGCTGATCAGCGCGTATCCGATCGTCTCGATCGAAGACGGCTGCGACGAAGGCGACTGGGATGGCTGGAAGCTGATGACCGATCGCCTTGGCAAGAAGGTCCAGTTGGTGGGCGACGATGTGTTCGTGACGAACACGAAGTTCCTGGCCAAGGGCATCGACACGGGCTGTGCGAACTCGATCCTGGTGAAGGTGAACCAGATCGGTACGATCACGGAGACGCTGGACGCCATCGAGATGGCGAAGCTGGCGGGCTACACGGCAGTGATCTCGCACCGTAGCGGCGAGACGGAAGACTCGACGATCGCGGACATCGCGGTGGCCACGAACGCCGGCCAGATCAAGACCGGTTCGGCCAGCCGCAGCGACCGTATTGCCAAGTACAACCAGTTGCTTCGCATCGAAGACGAGTTGATGGAGTCCGCGAAGTATCCTGGCATGAAGGCCTTCTACAATATGCGGTAA
- a CDS encoding ketose-bisphosphate aldolase — MPMVPMKQILDEAAKGGYGVGAFNVNNMEQIQAIMRAAEELNAPVILQASRGALKYADMIYLKKLMEGAVIRHPDVKVALHLDHGNSPETCKQAIELGFTSVMMDGSLMPDGKSVASYEYNVETTAEVVEMAHKHGVTVEGELGCLGGIEDGHGAGIDIEDESHLTDPNQAVEFVQKTGIDCLAVAIGTSHGAYKTMRYDKDGNALPPRLALDRIEQIEKNLEAAGYPSYPLVMHGSSSVPQELIAAINKYGGKMKAAMGIPMTDIQFGIKRGVRKINVDTDGRLAMTAAVRKVFMETPDKFDPRDWLKPARESLYELIKGKINDFGQAGHGGDYAPMTIEDMAAKY, encoded by the coding sequence ATGCCGATGGTACCGATGAAGCAGATTCTCGACGAGGCCGCCAAGGGAGGCTATGGCGTCGGGGCATTCAACGTGAACAACATGGAGCAGATCCAGGCGATCATGCGCGCGGCTGAAGAGCTGAACGCGCCGGTGATCCTTCAGGCCAGCCGCGGTGCTCTGAAGTACGCCGACATGATCTATCTGAAGAAGCTGATGGAAGGCGCCGTGATCCGGCACCCGGACGTCAAGGTTGCCCTTCACCTGGACCACGGCAACTCTCCCGAGACCTGCAAGCAGGCGATCGAACTGGGTTTCACGTCCGTGATGATGGACGGTTCGCTGATGCCAGACGGCAAGTCCGTGGCATCCTATGAATATAATGTCGAAACGACCGCGGAAGTGGTCGAGATGGCTCACAAGCACGGCGTGACGGTCGAGGGCGAGCTTGGTTGCCTGGGCGGCATCGAAGACGGCCACGGCGCAGGCATCGATATCGAAGATGAGTCTCACCTGACGGATCCGAACCAGGCCGTCGAATTTGTCCAGAAGACGGGCATCGACTGCCTCGCGGTCGCGATCGGCACGAGCCACGGCGCTTACAAGACGATGCGCTACGACAAGGACGGCAATGCTCTTCCCCCGCGCCTGGCGCTGGACCGCATCGAGCAGATCGAGAAGAACCTCGAGGCCGCCGGCTATCCGAGCTACCCGCTGGTCATGCACGGCAGTTCCTCGGTTCCGCAGGAACTGATCGCCGCGATCAACAAGTACGGTGGCAAGATGAAGGCCGCCATGGGCATCCCGATGACGGACATCCAGTTCGGCATCAAGCGCGGCGTGCGCAAGATCAACGTGGACACGGACGGCCGCCTGGCGATGACCGCCGCGGTCCGCAAGGTGTTCATGGAGACGCCGGACAAGTTCGACCCGCGCGATTGGCTGAAGCCCGCCCGCGAGTCCCTTTACGAGCTCATCAAGGGCAAGATCAACGACTTCGGCCAGGCCGGTCACGGCGGCGACTACGCGCCCATGACCATCGAGGACATGGCTGCGAAGTACTGA
- a CDS encoding protein kinase — protein MSLVLDQDEVTIGRSLSCDVPFDPANHPHISRIHGKLVRGDDGRWMYEDAGSKHGSYINGNLVHEPAQLDRGDKISLGSPNSCVVITWPTPRVTGSEATYLKFHKKESTHFPLAFSEPFLGTYRRYKKIGAGGYGEVWRASPIDEEKDAVAVKLLHPDLLTLGNLEIEERLKLIRRFRREAKLMHLLSEADIPGVVKVYDWGDDPDRDYLFLVMDYIDGGSLERFIFRNQMIEPQPALKYLYQIARTLQYAHEFKWTDDDGTERHGIIHRDIKPANILIDEHKDETWIVDFGIAAIEEGGERLTATNTALGSIRFLPPEALFSSSTSGAVDLWAFAVTAYVLLSRGHFPYSGSKITELYQNMREGKITPLTYYRFDIEKSFCDALHSALDPNPESRIQTAAEWVDLLDSMAGADFETI, from the coding sequence TTGTCGCTCGTCCTCGACCAGGATGAGGTCACCATCGGCCGCTCCCTGTCTTGCGACGTTCCATTCGACCCCGCCAACCACCCGCACATTTCTCGCATCCACGGCAAGCTCGTCCGCGGGGACGATGGCCGCTGGATGTACGAAGATGCCGGCAGCAAGCATGGCTCCTATATCAACGGCAACCTGGTCCACGAACCGGCGCAACTCGACCGCGGGGATAAGATCTCCCTCGGCTCGCCCAACTCCTGCGTCGTCATTACCTGGCCGACCCCGCGTGTCACCGGCAGCGAAGCCACCTACCTGAAGTTTCATAAGAAAGAATCCACCCACTTCCCGCTCGCCTTCTCCGAGCCCTTCCTCGGAACCTACAGGCGATACAAGAAGATCGGCGCGGGCGGGTACGGCGAAGTCTGGCGCGCCTCCCCCATCGACGAGGAGAAGGATGCCGTAGCGGTAAAACTGCTACACCCCGATCTTCTCACGCTCGGGAATCTGGAAATTGAAGAACGCCTGAAGCTCATCCGTCGCTTCCGCCGCGAGGCGAAGTTGATGCACCTTCTCAGCGAAGCGGATATTCCAGGCGTTGTGAAGGTTTACGATTGGGGCGACGATCCCGACCGCGATTATCTCTTTCTCGTAATGGACTATATTGACGGCGGATCGCTCGAACGTTTTATATTTCGCAATCAGATGATTGAGCCTCAGCCCGCGCTGAAGTACTTATATCAAATCGCGCGTACGCTGCAATACGCCCACGAATTCAAATGGACCGACGACGACGGCACAGAACGCCACGGAATTATACATCGCGACATCAAGCCGGCGAATATATTAATTGATGAACACAAAGACGAAACGTGGATTGTAGATTTCGGAATTGCCGCAATTGAAGAAGGCGGCGAACGACTGACGGCGACTAATACGGCATTGGGGAGTATTCGTTTTCTTCCGCCGGAAGCCCTGTTCTCCAGTTCTACTTCCGGTGCGGTTGACCTGTGGGCATTTGCCGTCACGGCGTATGTCTTGTTATCGAGAGGACACTTTCCATACTCCGGATCAAAGATTACAGAACTCTATCAAAACATGCGCGAGGGCAAAATCACACCGCTCACATACTACCGTTTTGATATAGAGAAATCCTTCTGCGATGCCCTGCACTCGGCGCTCGATCCTAATCCTGAATCGCGCATTCAGACCGCCGCCGAATGGGTCGATCTCCTCGATTCAATGGCAGGGGCAGACTTCGAGACGATCTGA
- a CDS encoding TonB family protein, with product MGFGDKLFGLAGTLLLHTIIIVAIAFFAIHNKPKSLLGSPDSKPVEVALLKDPPAPKPEPKRADPPKPKPTPRATPKPEPPKPQPEKKIEVPKETPKATPQPTPRPTPKKTPKPTPKRTPRPEPTPRKTPRPTPAKTPEPKREEELSREDFQKLYDKWNIEKGTKSTTQQKSEPKPTAKPTKDADPDETTVGQATLRGAGLPDSYAKGALAHVGRYFVVPPEQRRDATAIVQFTILRSGELTNIKVRKSSGNANLDALALKALKSAKRFSPLPDSIRKDRVDTEIVFSFTR from the coding sequence ATGGGCTTTGGCGACAAGTTGTTTGGCTTGGCGGGAACGCTGCTTCTCCACACAATCATCATTGTGGCGATTGCCTTCTTTGCGATCCACAACAAGCCGAAGTCTCTCCTTGGAAGCCCCGACTCGAAGCCCGTGGAGGTCGCGCTCCTGAAGGATCCCCCCGCTCCCAAACCTGAACCAAAGCGGGCCGACCCTCCGAAGCCAAAGCCGACTCCGAGAGCCACGCCAAAGCCGGAGCCACCCAAGCCTCAACCGGAGAAGAAGATCGAAGTGCCTAAGGAGACCCCCAAGGCAACTCCCCAGCCCACACCGCGCCCGACTCCGAAGAAAACGCCGAAGCCGACGCCGAAGAGGACTCCGAGGCCTGAGCCGACCCCACGAAAGACTCCGAGGCCGACTCCCGCGAAGACGCCGGAGCCCAAGAGGGAAGAGGAACTCTCGCGCGAGGATTTCCAGAAGTTGTACGACAAGTGGAACATCGAGAAGGGCACGAAGAGCACGACCCAGCAGAAGTCTGAGCCGAAGCCAACAGCCAAACCAACCAAGGACGCGGACCCCGATGAAACGACAGTCGGGCAAGCGACGTTGCGAGGCGCGGGGCTTCCGGACAGCTACGCGAAGGGCGCGTTGGCGCATGTCGGGCGGTATTTCGTTGTCCCGCCGGAGCAGCGCCGGGATGCCACAGCGATCGTTCAGTTTACAATCCTGCGATCCGGCGAGTTGACGAACATCAAGGTGCGGAAGAGTTCCGGGAATGCGAACTTGGACGCCCTTGCGCTGAAGGCCTTGAAGTCGGCCAAGCGGTTCTCGCCCCTGCCGGATAGTATCCGCAAAGACCGCGTCGACACGGAAATTGTCTTTTCATTTACGCGCTAG
- a CDS encoding biopolymer transporter ExbD, translating into MRRHRVVSKPQANINITSLLDIVFVLLIAFMIVAPALKYGVELELPKVEKAPQLKQNQPITLSITQGALGPDIRVNGQVSSLDDLVGDIERLRTDDPDRPVAIEADRGVDWEQMTRVVAALQNGSVGNIGIVTDPLD; encoded by the coding sequence ATGAGACGTCATCGCGTGGTCTCGAAGCCACAGGCAAACATCAATATTACGTCCCTGCTGGATATTGTGTTCGTGCTGCTGATCGCGTTCATGATCGTGGCTCCCGCGCTGAAGTACGGTGTGGAGTTGGAACTACCTAAGGTAGAAAAAGCTCCCCAACTCAAACAAAACCAGCCGATTACGCTTTCGATAACCCAGGGAGCGCTGGGGCCGGACATCCGGGTGAACGGACAAGTTTCATCGCTTGACGACCTCGTAGGCGACATTGAGCGGCTCCGTACCGATGATCCAGACCGCCCGGTTGCGATCGAGGCTGATCGCGGCGTCGATTGGGAGCAGATGACCCGCGTTGTAGCGGCACTCCAGAACGGTTCTGTGGGAAACATCGGAATCGTCACAGATCCTTTGGACTGA
- a CDS encoding MotA/TolQ/ExbB proton channel family protein, protein MSVIVPSLLLARFEIGVNLGEAIAESDLIGMGCLLILFILSLWSGYYIFSKFRQIRIAKLESEEFISECMEGHKSLQEIYRLAQEYKHSPLAALLRESYYEYEVETKNTISAGLSLEHRIQLGKTSVESALERTIAAEMRRLEDRLVTLATASSLAPFIGLFGTVWGVLGSFQALGREGNAALATLAPGISTALITTVFGLVVAIPSAAMYNYLSSSIAHLASQMDSFAHELTNVFQKHFLQRE, encoded by the coding sequence GTGTCCGTAATCGTCCCGTCCCTGCTCCTCGCCCGTTTCGAAATCGGCGTCAATCTCGGCGAAGCCATCGCAGAGAGCGACCTGATCGGAATGGGCTGCCTGCTGATCCTCTTCATTCTGTCCCTGTGGAGCGGCTACTACATCTTCTCCAAGTTCCGGCAGATCCGAATCGCCAAGCTGGAATCGGAGGAATTCATCTCCGAATGTATGGAGGGCCACAAGTCTCTCCAGGAGATTTACCGCCTTGCCCAGGAGTACAAACACAGCCCGCTGGCGGCTCTCTTGCGCGAATCCTACTATGAGTATGAGGTCGAGACCAAGAACACGATCTCGGCCGGCTTGTCTCTCGAGCACCGAATCCAACTGGGGAAGACCAGCGTGGAGAGCGCGCTGGAGCGGACGATTGCAGCGGAGATGCGCCGGCTCGAGGACCGTCTGGTCACTCTGGCGACGGCATCATCACTGGCTCCTTTCATTGGGTTGTTCGGAACTGTGTGGGGCGTCCTGGGGTCCTTCCAGGCTCTAGGCCGCGAGGGAAACGCAGCACTGGCGACTCTGGCTCCGGGAATTTCGACGGCGCTGATCACGACGGTATTCGGCCTGGTGGTCGCGATTCCGTCTGCTGCCATGTACAATTACTTGTCATCGAGCATCGCTCACTTGGCCAGCCAAATGGACTCTTTTGCCCACGAGCTGACCAACGTCTTCCAGAAACACTTCCTTCAGAGGGAGTAA